One window of the Paenibacillus beijingensis genome contains the following:
- a CDS encoding metal ABC transporter ATP-binding protein, with amino-acid sequence MSFSPLVVRDLSAAYQKKPVLRHVSFEAPEGKLIGIVGPNGAGKSTLIKASLGLIPRLTGEVLVYGKPYKEQLHRVGYVPQRESVDWDFPTNAIDVVTMGMYGRLGWFKRPGAQEKRTAMECLDKVGMADYAGRQISQLSGGQQQRVFLARALAQNAELYFMDEPFVGVDAATEKAIITLLTDLKKQGKTVLVVHHDLSTVTEYFDWVMLLNVELTAFGPTEDVFTKSNLLRTYGGRLALLEREEQFPLIYGEG; translated from the coding sequence ATGAGCTTTTCACCGCTTGTTGTTCGGGATTTGTCAGCCGCCTATCAGAAGAAGCCGGTGCTGCGCCACGTTTCGTTCGAGGCGCCGGAAGGAAAGCTGATCGGCATCGTCGGACCGAACGGGGCCGGGAAGTCGACGCTGATTAAGGCGTCGCTCGGACTCATTCCACGGCTGACGGGCGAGGTGCTCGTTTACGGCAAGCCGTATAAAGAGCAGCTGCACCGGGTCGGTTATGTCCCGCAGCGCGAATCGGTCGACTGGGATTTTCCGACGAACGCGATTGATGTTGTGACGATGGGAATGTACGGCCGGCTTGGATGGTTCAAGCGTCCGGGCGCGCAGGAGAAGCGGACGGCGATGGAATGTCTGGATAAGGTCGGGATGGCGGACTACGCCGGCCGCCAGATCAGCCAGCTGTCGGGAGGCCAGCAGCAGCGCGTTTTTCTTGCCAGGGCGCTCGCCCAGAACGCGGAGCTCTATTTCATGGATGAGCCGTTCGTCGGCGTCGACGCCGCGACCGAAAAAGCGATTATTACGCTGCTTACCGACTTGAAGAAGCAAGGGAAAACGGTGCTCGTCGTCCATCACGATTTGTCCACCGTAACCGAGTATTTCGACTGGGTTATGCTGCTCAATGTTGAGCTGACGGCTTTCGGTCCGACCGAAGACGTATTTACGAAATCCAACCTGCTGCGCACGTACGGCGGCCGACTGGCCTTATTGGAACGAGAAGAACAGTTCCCGCTCATTTACGGTGAGGGGTGA
- the corA gene encoding magnesium/cobalt transporter CorA, protein MKIRMVKNGVFTPVEDINETLVPPLNGFYWIDADIDDLALLQPLFHMHDLAVEDCLSEEEQRPKIEVYEGHYFIVINSIRFDDEEIFLRALNIFLGRHFIITVTKQKINELRSLKPVLWEQEVNRPDRFLYHLVDLVVDNYFLVGDRIEVRIERLEEDILMHTKKSHLNEIIGLRSEILWLKKVLGPQRDVIATLNKKTLPLIDDQLQKYFSDIYENAVKITETFDTYRDLMANLREAYQSSLSNRANEIMRIFTALTTIFMPLTLITGIYGMNFDIIPGLHSAQGFYILNAFMLLLGSGMLYLFKKKDWL, encoded by the coding sequence ATGAAAATTCGCATGGTAAAGAACGGCGTCTTTACGCCTGTCGAGGATATTAATGAAACGCTTGTCCCGCCGCTTAACGGCTTCTACTGGATCGACGCCGACATCGACGATCTTGCGCTGCTGCAGCCGCTCTTTCACATGCACGACCTGGCTGTGGAGGACTGCCTGAGCGAGGAGGAGCAGCGTCCGAAGATCGAAGTTTATGAAGGCCATTATTTTATCGTTATTAACAGCATCCGCTTCGACGACGAGGAAATTTTTCTGCGTGCGCTGAACATCTTTCTCGGACGCCACTTTATTATTACAGTGACCAAGCAGAAAATAAACGAGTTGCGCAGCTTGAAGCCCGTCCTCTGGGAGCAGGAAGTGAACCGGCCGGACCGGTTTCTGTACCACCTGGTCGACCTTGTCGTGGACAATTACTTTCTGGTCGGCGACCGGATCGAAGTGAGGATTGAGCGGCTGGAAGAAGACATTTTGATGCATACGAAAAAATCGCATCTGAACGAAATTATCGGTCTGCGAAGCGAAATTTTGTGGCTGAAAAAAGTGCTCGGCCCGCAGCGCGACGTCATCGCCACGCTCAACAAGAAGACTCTGCCGCTCATCGACGACCAATTGCAAAAATATTTCAGCGACATCTATGAAAACGCCGTGAAAATTACCGAGACGTTCGACACGTACCGCGATCTGATGGCGAACTTGCGCGAGGCGTACCAGTCGAGCCTTTCCAACCGCGCGAACGAAATCATGCGCATCTTCACCGCGCTGACAACGATCTTCATGCCGCTGACGCTTATCACCGGCATTTACGGGATGAACTTCGATATCATTCCCGGCCTGCACAGCGCTCAAGGCTTTTATATCTTGAACGCGTTCATGCTGCTGCTCGGCTCCGGGATGTTGTACCTGTTTAAGAAAAAAGACTGGCTGTGA
- a CDS encoding metal ABC transporter solute-binding protein, Zn/Mn family encodes MRKKSGIRNLLTRLPIAAALLLLAAAVSACGSNTAGEGGAANGAKVSAVATTGMIADIVREVGGEYVETVGIMKAGVDPHLYKASEGDIGKLDRADIIFYNGLHLEGKMQEILEKMARDKPTVAVSRDIKENELRAGDPAAGTQHDPHIWFNVKHWMSATEVVAGELSKLDPEHAEAYNANADAYLQQLRELDDYVRKTIASIPESQRVLVTAHDAFGYFGDAYGIKVMGLQGISTASEAGSKDVTELRDYLVANKIKAVFIESSVPRKAIDAVIEGAREMGHEIVIGGQLYSDAMGEEGTEEGTYIGMVRYNVDTIAGALK; translated from the coding sequence ATGCGTAAAAAGTCCGGAATTCGAAATTTGTTGACCCGTTTGCCGATTGCTGCGGCATTATTGCTGCTCGCCGCAGCGGTCAGCGCCTGCGGAAGCAATACGGCCGGTGAGGGCGGCGCCGCAAACGGAGCGAAAGTAAGCGCAGTAGCAACAACCGGAATGATTGCCGATATTGTGCGTGAAGTCGGCGGCGAATACGTGGAGACGGTCGGAATTATGAAAGCGGGGGTCGATCCCCACTTGTACAAAGCGTCCGAAGGCGATATCGGCAAGCTGGACCGGGCGGACATTATTTTTTATAACGGTTTGCACCTGGAAGGGAAAATGCAGGAGATATTGGAGAAGATGGCCCGGGATAAACCGACGGTGGCCGTTTCCCGGGATATTAAGGAAAATGAACTGCGCGCAGGCGATCCTGCGGCCGGCACGCAGCACGATCCCCACATCTGGTTTAACGTGAAGCATTGGATGTCGGCGACGGAGGTGGTGGCAGGCGAACTGTCGAAGCTCGACCCGGAACATGCCGAGGCTTACAATGCGAATGCCGATGCCTATTTACAGCAGCTTCGGGAGCTGGACGATTATGTGCGGAAGACGATCGCTTCGATCCCCGAATCGCAGCGGGTGCTCGTTACGGCTCATGACGCTTTCGGTTACTTCGGCGATGCCTACGGAATTAAAGTGATGGGGCTTCAAGGGATCAGCACCGCTTCGGAGGCGGGTTCCAAAGATGTGACCGAGCTGCGCGACTACCTTGTCGCAAACAAAATTAAAGCGGTATTTATCGAATCCAGCGTGCCGCGCAAGGCGATCGATGCCGTCATTGAGGGCGCGCGGGAGATGGGGCATGAAATTGTAATCGGCGGTCAGCTGTATTCGGATGCGATGGGCGAGGAAGGAACCGAGGAAGGAACTTATATCGGGATGGTCCGATATAATGTCGATACGATTGCGGGTGCATTAAAATAA
- a CDS encoding MFS transporter yields MYDFANSAFATTMMAAVMPIYYKTVAGSGLAGNTAENYWGFTQSIAMLLVAVMSPLAGAIADASGSKLKFLGFFTVLGAAASALMALVGNGDWLLASVLVVLGTIGFTTGGTFYDALLADGVPEERRHLVSAQGYAMGYIGGGLLLAINIAMIEGWSFLGFQDKTSATQAAFVTVGVWWLLFSLPILRWVKEQPVPHVSRTRTVAVREGLARLVRTVRSLKAYPELLKYMAAFWFFNDGISTVIVMATIYGSGIGIGQTDLILALLITQFIGFPSTLLFGRLAVRFGARRMLQFSLTLYVIIVILGFLMTTALHFYALAFLVGLVQGGSQAVARSLYAGLLPPARTAEFFGFLALSSKFSSILGPLVFSVVGTITGSSRWSILSLIAFFVIGIIILATVDFAKGSREAAGTTS; encoded by the coding sequence ATGTACGACTTTGCAAATTCGGCTTTTGCCACGACGATGATGGCGGCCGTCATGCCGATCTATTATAAAACGGTGGCGGGCAGCGGGCTTGCGGGAAACACGGCCGAAAACTATTGGGGGTTCACGCAGAGCATCGCAATGCTGCTGGTGGCGGTTATGTCGCCGCTGGCGGGAGCGATTGCCGACGCTTCCGGATCCAAGCTGAAATTTTTAGGTTTTTTCACCGTTCTTGGCGCTGCGGCCAGCGCGCTGATGGCGCTTGTCGGCAATGGCGATTGGCTGCTTGCCTCCGTCTTGGTCGTGCTCGGGACAATCGGGTTTACGACGGGCGGAACGTTCTACGACGCGCTGCTTGCCGACGGCGTACCGGAGGAGAGACGTCATCTCGTCAGCGCTCAAGGCTATGCGATGGGATACATCGGAGGCGGCCTGCTGCTTGCAATTAACATCGCGATGATTGAAGGATGGTCCTTTCTCGGTTTTCAGGACAAAACGTCCGCCACGCAGGCGGCATTCGTGACGGTTGGAGTTTGGTGGCTCCTGTTTTCGCTGCCGATTTTGCGGTGGGTGAAGGAGCAGCCGGTGCCGCATGTTAGCCGCACTCGGACCGTCGCCGTTCGCGAAGGTTTGGCCAGGCTTGTGCGGACCGTTCGCAGTTTGAAGGCTTATCCGGAACTGCTGAAGTATATGGCCGCATTCTGGTTTTTTAACGACGGAATCAGCACCGTCATCGTGATGGCGACGATATACGGCAGCGGCATCGGAATCGGTCAGACGGACCTCATATTGGCGCTGCTGATTACGCAGTTTATCGGGTTCCCGAGCACGCTGCTATTCGGCCGGCTCGCGGTGCGCTTCGGGGCGCGCAGAATGCTGCAGTTTTCCTTGACGCTGTATGTCATCATCGTCATACTGGGCTTCCTGATGACAACGGCGCTTCACTTTTATGCGCTTGCGTTTCTCGTTGGATTGGTGCAGGGTGGAAGCCAGGCGGTGGCGCGCTCGCTGTACGCCGGTCTTCTGCCGCCTGCCCGTACGGCGGAGTTCTTCGGATTTCTCGCGTTGTCGAGCAAGTTTTCTTCCATACTCGGGCCGCTCGTCTTCTCGGTCGTAGGGACGATTACCGGTTCCAGCCGCTGGTCGATCCTGTCATTGATCGCTTTCTTCGTGATCGGCATCATTATTCTGGCTACGGTCGATTTCGCCAAGGGAAGCCGCGAAGCTGCCGGAACAACCTCATAG
- a CDS encoding metal ABC transporter permease produces MTDFFRIFTDPNVQWILLGCMLLGLSSGVIGSFAYLRKQSLMGDALAHAALPGVCLAFLITGSKSIAAFMIGAAVAGVLATVSIGVMTRYSRIKQDSAIAAVLSVFFGFGIMLLTEIQHSGAGNQSGLDKFLFGQAAAMVLSDVYAMIVISVVLIGMCTLFFKEFKLLSFDPGFARGLGLPVKWLDQLMMLLIVAAVVVGIQAVGVVLMAALLITPAVTARYWTEKLGVMVVLSGVFGAVSGFLGTVLSALGANLPTGPLTVLCATVLFGVSVLAAPRRGIVPKLLIRASARRRLLDGKRMREGKERAI; encoded by the coding sequence ATGACGGATTTCTTTCGTATTTTTACAGATCCGAACGTGCAGTGGATTTTGCTTGGATGCATGCTGCTTGGGCTAAGCAGCGGGGTGATCGGCAGCTTTGCGTATTTGCGGAAGCAGTCGCTGATGGGCGATGCGCTTGCCCATGCCGCGCTGCCGGGCGTCTGTCTCGCCTTTCTGATCACCGGCTCGAAATCGATCGCAGCGTTTATGATCGGAGCCGCCGTCGCCGGCGTTCTCGCCACCGTATCGATCGGGGTGATGACCCGGTATTCACGGATTAAGCAGGATTCGGCGATTGCGGCGGTCCTGTCCGTCTTTTTCGGATTCGGCATTATGCTGCTCACGGAAATCCAGCACAGCGGGGCGGGCAATCAAAGCGGTCTTGATAAATTCCTGTTCGGTCAGGCGGCCGCTATGGTCCTGTCCGACGTCTACGCCATGATCGTCATTTCAGTCGTGCTGATCGGAATGTGCACGCTGTTTTTCAAAGAATTCAAGCTGCTCAGCTTCGACCCCGGATTTGCGCGCGGTCTCGGTCTTCCGGTTAAATGGCTGGACCAGCTGATGATGCTGCTTATCGTAGCCGCCGTAGTGGTCGGCATTCAGGCCGTAGGCGTCGTGCTGATGGCGGCGCTGCTCATTACGCCCGCCGTCACCGCCCGCTATTGGACGGAAAAGCTTGGCGTCATGGTTGTCTTGTCGGGCGTCTTCGGCGCGGTTTCCGGGTTTCTCGGCACCGTGCTCAGCGCTCTGGGCGCCAATCTGCCGACCGGACCGTTAACCGTACTTTGCGCCACCGTTCTGTTCGGCGTCAGCGTGCTTGCCGCTCCCCGCAGGGGAATCGTTCCGAAGCTGCTCATTCGCGCTTCCGCCAGAAGAAGGCTGCTGGACGGGAAGCGAATGCGGGAAGGGAAGGAGAGGGCGATATGA
- a CDS encoding metal ABC transporter permease, with product MNTFYIILTGMLVAGACSMIGCFLVLRKMAMIGDAISHAVLPGIVIAFLASGSRDSIVMMLGASVLGLLTVFLIQLFKQSGVQTEASIGVVFTALFAVGILLISMYASNIDLDLDCVLYGEIAYVPWNTVTIAGFDIGPKALWLVGSMFVINLITIGMLFKQFKICSFDPALAAAVGIPVAFFHYLLMSLVSLTTVASFESVGAILVVGMLVVPPLTAYLLTERLSAMIAISVIAGMLSAVSGYYIAKLLDASIAASMITAAGGLLLLAFLFSPRHGVIGKKLRQKRALTHTAAEHG from the coding sequence ATGAACACCTTTTACATTATTTTAACGGGAATGCTCGTCGCGGGAGCGTGCAGTATGATCGGCTGCTTCCTGGTGCTGCGCAAAATGGCCATGATCGGGGACGCGATCAGCCATGCGGTGCTTCCCGGTATTGTTATCGCCTTCCTGGCAAGCGGATCGAGGGATTCGATCGTCATGATGCTCGGAGCGTCCGTACTCGGTCTGCTGACCGTCTTTCTGATTCAGCTGTTCAAACAGTCCGGCGTTCAAACGGAAGCGTCCATCGGCGTCGTATTTACCGCATTGTTCGCGGTCGGCATTTTGCTGATCAGTATGTACGCCTCCAATATCGATTTGGATCTCGACTGCGTCCTCTACGGGGAAATCGCGTATGTGCCTTGGAACACGGTTACGATTGCGGGCTTCGATATCGGTCCGAAAGCGTTATGGCTGGTCGGTTCGATGTTTGTCATCAATCTGATTACGATCGGAATGCTGTTCAAGCAATTCAAAATTTGTTCGTTTGATCCCGCGCTTGCCGCCGCGGTCGGCATTCCGGTCGCCTTCTTTCATTACTTGCTGATGAGCCTCGTCTCGCTGACGACCGTTGCCTCGTTCGAGAGCGTCGGCGCCATTCTCGTCGTCGGCATGCTTGTCGTTCCACCCCTTACCGCTTACCTGTTGACCGAAAGGCTGTCGGCCATGATTGCGATCAGCGTCATTGCCGGCATGCTGAGCGCGGTCAGCGGCTACTATATTGCGAAGCTGCTTGACGCCTCCATCGCGGCGAGCATGATTACGGCAGCGGGGGGACTGCTGCTGCTGGCGTTTCTGTTCTCGCCGCGGCACGGTGTGATCGGGAAGAAGCTGAGGCAAAAAAGAGCGCTGACGCATACGGCGGCGGAGCATGGATAA
- a CDS encoding branched-chain amino acid transporter permease — translation MFFQRFIPFIVFPSGRPTPAYVRYLGKVLPSAALGLLVVYSIKDVRFLSGNHGVPELISIVLVALLHMWKRNMFLSIASGTLVYMFLIQFLF, via the coding sequence ATTTTCTTTCAAAGATTTATTCCATTTATTGTTTTTCCGTCAGGCCGACCCACACCAGCTTATGTGCGGTATCTCGGCAAAGTATTGCCCTCCGCGGCACTAGGGTTACTTGTTGTTTATAGTATCAAAGATGTCAGATTTTTATCCGGTAACCATGGAGTACCCGAACTGATTTCTATTGTTCTAGTTGCTTTGCTCCATATGTGGAAGCGAAATATGTTTTTGTCAATTGCAAGCGGAACTCTTGTCTATATGTTTTTGATTCAGTTTTTGTTTTAG